The following proteins are co-located in the Palaemon carinicauda isolate YSFRI2023 chromosome 3, ASM3689809v2, whole genome shotgun sequence genome:
- the LOC137635558 gene encoding uncharacterized protein, which yields MQTTTPDSGCGEEMYGQLSVAKKHISSHSSNLLIDVAHRQLVNADSYSSTPLQPAPFDFALHIIVPTDAYTHLLTSYLEVFHPKHHQMHTVPDKDSNYDLIDTMGPQVFARFRRLAPDHLCLNMQTEPDHCPLPNITNLNSYLDKVKVFSTLDLLNGEEHLRHVRILFDCLQQNGLLIWYDKCSFGANEVSFLGHHITPKGVHPSLKR from the exons ATGCAAACTACCACTCCGGATTCGGGCTGCGGCGAAGAAATGTAtggacagttgtcagtggccaaaaaacat ATTTCCTCTCACTCCTCCAACCTCCTgattgatgttgctcaccgacaattagtcaatgcagactcttactcatcgacacctcttcaacctgccccctttGATTTCGCTCTTCACATCAttgtacccacggatgcctatacacacctcctcacgtcgtacctggaagtcttccatccaAAACATCACCAAATGCACACGGTTCCTGACAAAGACAGTAATTATGACCTTATCGATACAATGGGTCCccaagtgttcgccagattcaggcgtctggcaccggatcattt GTgccttaacatgcaaacagaaccggatcactgccccctcccaaacatcaccaaccTGAACTCCTACTtggacaaagtgaaggttttctccacgcttgaccttcTGAATGGGG aggaacaccttcgtcacgtGCGCATCTTgtttgactgcctacaacagaacggccttttaatctggtacgacaagtgttcctttggcgccaacgaagtatcattcttagggcaccacatcactcctaaaggagtccaccccTCCCTTAAAAGGTAG